Within the uncultured Campylobacter sp. genome, the region ATTTATTTAGCAATTTTGTCGGCTCGTTCGCGTCGCTTTTTAGCACGCTTTTTATCATAATGTCGATCGTATTTTTCCTTCAGATCGCGCGCATTACGTCGTTTATCGAGATAAATTTTTCAGAGCTAGTCAAGCTCTATCTTTTCATGCTACCGCGCATACTCATATTTACGGTGCCGATCGCGTTTTTCGTAGCGCTTAGCATCTCGCTTTTTAGGCTCTCTAAAGAGAACGAAACCATCGTAATATTTACGATCGGCTACGCCACGCGCAAGATCGCGCTATTTTTCGGCATAAGCGCCGCGCTGTGTTCCTTGGCGCTACTTTTCGTATCGCTTTTTATGATGCCGATAGCCGAAAATTTAAAGGACAATTTCATCGATTACAAAAAAATTAGCGCGACGCTAAATATCAAATCCAACGAATTCGGGCAGAAATTCTCCGACTGGCTCGTTTTTATCGACTCGCAGGAAAACAACGGCACAAGCACGCTGTATAAGGATCTCGTGCTGTATAATCCAGGTGGCTCACAGGATCACGAGCGGATGATCGTAGCGCGTAGCGGCGAGTTTAAAAACGAAAACGCGAGCTTTTCTGCGATGCTACACGACGGCAAAATTTACACGATGGGCGGCGAGCAGTGGCACGTAAGCGAGTTTGAAAGCCTAACCCTGCGCACGCAAAGCGACCGCAATATCCGCGGCGGAGGCGGCGTGATAGGATACTGGAGCGAGATGAGCGGCAGCGAAAAGCGCAGGAAAGAATTTAGCATCTACACCCTCGTCTCGCTCTTTCCGCTGGCGAGCTTTTTGTTTGCGCTAAGCCTCGGCATCGTGACCTATCGCTACGAAAAAGGCTTCGTTTACGCGGGGATCTTCGGCGTGCTTTTTAGCTACTTCGCGCTGATCATGCTACTCTCCAAACATCCGAGCATCGCGCTTCCCGTGACATTCGGCGTTACGCTTATCGCATCGCTGCTTTACTACAGGATCAAAATTGCTCCGAGGTACTGAAAAAAGCTCCGAGCTTTGCGGTGGCGAAATTTTAAACAAAAGCTCGTCCGCTCGAAATTTAACGGATAAAATTTCAGCGAGCAAGGCTAGCGCGTCTAAAATTTTGCGTAGCGTAAATTTAAAATGCAAAGCACAAAACGGCGAGCAAGCTTTGATCTTAAACGACGGGTTTTCAAATTTTAAAAATTCCGCTCTTGCAAGTTCGGCAAGCGATACGGCCACCTATACTGCGCCTGCTTACGATTTGAATCACGAAAGAGCCGAGCGAAATTCGGACGCCGTTCGCACCAAAAAGACCGCGCGCGGGGCGGATTTAAATTCCGCCCGCAAAAATTCTACGGACGCAGCCGCTTCGGATATTTGCGCGGCAAACGCTGCGAAAGCTAATGGGTCGAGCGGCGACGCTTTAAAAATCCATATCTCGCCCGTTGCCGAATTTTGCACTACCCTTCCCGCGTCCGCCCGCGCTGTAGACTCCCGCAAGGCAAACGCCGCCTATAAAGCGGATGCCCCCACAAACACGCCAGCAAGCGCGTCCAAACTCAAAAATATTATCAAAAGTGCGCCCGCAAGTGACTTTGTAGCGAGCGAGCTTGCGCACATCGGCAAAATAAGCGCCGCGCCAAATACCCCTACAGATGCGTGCGCATATGCCGCGAGCGCAAACTCCGATCGGGTAAAGCTCAAACTCGTCTATTCCTACGACGGCTCGAAATTTAGCGGCTCGCAGTCTCAGCCTCACGGGCGCGGCGTCGAGGACGTGCTGCGCGCGGCTTTGGGGCGAGTGGGGATCTTTGCGCCGCTCATCAGCAGCTCACGCACCGATAAAGGGGTGCACGCGCTGCGCCAGGTAAGCTGCGTCGAATGCACCGTACATTGGGAGCTGCCGCGCCTAAAAGAGCTTATCAACCGCCACTGCGCACCCTATATTTTTGTGCAACACATCAGCCCGGTGCCGCGCGATTTTCATCCGCGTTACGATGCCGTGGCGCGCTCCTATCGCTACGTTTTAAACCACGGACGCCCTAGCCCCTTTCTTAGCGATTTTTGCGTGTTTTATCCGCGCGTAGATCTTGCCGCGCTCAATGCTGCGCTTGCAAATTTTATCGGCGAGCACGATTTTAGCGAGTTGATGAAAAGTGGCAGCGACATAAAAAGCCCCGTACGCGAGCTCTACGTCGCACGCGCCTACTCTTTTAGAAATTTGACCTTGATAAATTTTAAAGCCAATGGATTTTTGCGAGCGCAGGTGCGGCTGATGGTCGCAAACGCCCTAAAATCCGTGCAGAGCGGGCGCAAGATCAGCTTCTCGCGAGCGCTTAGCAGAATCCCCTTTCCGCCAAACGGGCTGTATCTTAGCAGCGTGAGTTATTAAGGCTTGAAATTTATAGCGTTAAATTTTATCTCCAGACGTTCGGATTTCAAGCTTAGAATTTTATCGCGGTAAAATTCCGCATATCAGAGCAGATCGCCGCCCTACTTTGATATTAAATCACCTGCGCCGCGATGTGTAAAATCGTAAATTTGCGTGGAATTCGATCTGTTTTTATTAGAATTTTATAGAAATTTAGCAATACTTTCAAACTTTTAACTCAAAAAGGAGCAAAGATGAAAAAATTTTCTGTTGCTTTGGCCGGTTTGGCCCTACTAGCTAGCGTTTCAGGCGCTAAGGAGTTCATCAATATCGGCACCGGCGGTATGACCGGCACCTATTATCCGGTAGGCGGCGCCATTTGCCGCTTAGTAAATATGGATAAAAATATGAAATGCTCCGTGCAATCAACGGGCGGCTCGACGTATAACGTCAATAACGTGCTTAAAAAAGAGCTAAATTTCGGCTTCGTTCAAAGCGACGTCGTCTATGATAAATACAACGGTACGGGCAAATTCCAAGGCGCGGCGGATAAAAATTTACGCTCCGTAATTTCGATCTATCCGGAACTTTTGGCTTTCGTCGTCTCTAAACAGAGCGGCATCAAAGCATACGGCGACGCTGCGGGCAAAAAGATCAATATCGGAAATCCAGGCAGCGGCAATGAGCTAACCAGCACGATAGTTTTTGAAAACTACGACTTCGATCTTAAAAAGCTCGCCCAGCATGGCGTCTTAACCGCACAAGAATGCCCTATGGCGCTAAAAGATAAGAAGATCGACGGATACTTCTACGTCGTAGGACATCCGACCGCAAATATTACCGATGCGGCGACTTCGCTTCCTATCGACTTAGTCGGCATCGACGATGAGCATATCAAAAAAATTCTAGAAAAATATCCATATTTTGCCAAAGGCGTGATCCCTGCGAAAATGTATGACGGGGTAGACCACGATACACAGACTATCGGCGTAAAGGCCGTACTCGTAACTGACGCTAGCCAAAGCGACGAGGCGGTTAGGGCAGTAGTTAAGGCTATACTTGATAATTTCGACGAGTATAAAAAACTACACCCTGCGCTAAATTTGGTAAGCAAAGAATCTCTTTTAGAGGGGCTTAGTGCGCCGCTTCATCCTGCGGCAGAGGCGGTGTATAAAGAAGCCGGGCTGCTGAAATAGGCTAGTTGATGGAGAAATCTACACAAAACGACGAGCAGGTTTTAGAGGTAAAAAGTAGAGAATTTACCTCTAAAAAGCTCTTCTGGCTCGTGACGCTGGTCTGCTTCGCGTGGTCGGTCTTTCAGCTTTATATCGCGTATTTTACGCTAAATACAAATATCGCGCGCTCGATCCACTTGGCGTTCGCCATTTTTATAATTTTTTCGCTTTTTCCGTTTCGCCCGCGCT harbors:
- a CDS encoding LptF/LptG family permease; protein product: MDRVQRYLFSNFVGSFASLFSTLFIIMSIVFFLQIARITSFIEINFSELVKLYLFMLPRILIFTVPIAFFVALSISLFRLSKENETIVIFTIGYATRKIALFFGISAALCSLALLFVSLFMMPIAENLKDNFIDYKKISATLNIKSNEFGQKFSDWLVFIDSQENNGTSTLYKDLVLYNPGGSQDHERMIVARSGEFKNENASFSAMLHDGKIYTMGGEQWHVSEFESLTLRTQSDRNIRGGGGVIGYWSEMSGSEKRRKEFSIYTLVSLFPLASFLFALSLGIVTYRYEKGFVYAGIFGVLFSYFALIMLLSKHPSIALPVTFGVTLIASLLYYRIKIAPRY
- the truA gene encoding tRNA pseudouridine(38-40) synthase TruA → MSAAPNTPTDACAYAASANSDRVKLKLVYSYDGSKFSGSQSQPHGRGVEDVLRAALGRVGIFAPLISSSRTDKGVHALRQVSCVECTVHWELPRLKELINRHCAPYIFVQHISPVPRDFHPRYDAVARSYRYVLNHGRPSPFLSDFCVFYPRVDLAALNAALANFIGEHDFSELMKSGSDIKSPVRELYVARAYSFRNLTLINFKANGFLRAQVRLMVANALKSVQSGRKISFSRALSRIPFPPNGLYLSSVSY
- a CDS encoding TAXI family TRAP transporter solute-binding subunit: MKKFSVALAGLALLASVSGAKEFINIGTGGMTGTYYPVGGAICRLVNMDKNMKCSVQSTGGSTYNVNNVLKKELNFGFVQSDVVYDKYNGTGKFQGAADKNLRSVISIYPELLAFVVSKQSGIKAYGDAAGKKINIGNPGSGNELTSTIVFENYDFDLKKLAQHGVLTAQECPMALKDKKIDGYFYVVGHPTANITDAATSLPIDLVGIDDEHIKKILEKYPYFAKGVIPAKMYDGVDHDTQTIGVKAVLVTDASQSDEAVRAVVKAILDNFDEYKKLHPALNLVSKESLLEGLSAPLHPAAEAVYKEAGLLK